CATCATTCGCTCAGCCTCCCAAACTAAACATTTCCTGACATGCTCAAACTGAAGCGGCGTAGTCTCTCTTTGCACGTCCTCATGGAGGAAGATTGGACTGCTCTCATATACGGCATGCTTCTCCGCGTTCTTCCTTCTTTCTACCGCATGCTCTGCTCgtccaatataataataataataataataatccatcattctgtaaaaaacaaacacctgACTGTGTTGTTTGTGTCCAGACGTGAACAGCTGCCATGGACAGTGCCAAAACGGGGGGAGCTGCAAGGTGAGCTTTAGCTTGTGGTGATGAACATCTGAACATCATAACATCATAACATCATAACATCATAACATCATAACATCATAACATCATAACATCATAACATCATAACATCATAACATCATAACATCATAACATAAACATTCATGTCCATCGTCAAATGTACGCTAGATTCCCGCAGTAATACATAATCCCGTaatctctcttcaattgccattgttcactttgAACGTGTTCCCAACGTacgtatattcatattttaatatttaggtGTGATAGCACACTACTAGCATAAACCTCAATGCTCAATGAAGAAACGTGGATGCTGCCATTTATTCATTATGAACAACTTATGGTGAAAAATACGAATAATATTTGACCAAAACCAACGTTTGTGGATGTCGTATATACGTGAATATGTACCAATGTTCTCGTATAGACGCATTACTcttctctcattcattcataaattgaGTGACACCGCTGCTGaaaggtgatgatgatgatgatgatgatgatgatgatgtgggaaggaaggaaggagtaaCCCCTTGCGTCCGTGCCAGGAGGTGCCCAGAGGCTACCAGTGCGTCTGCCAGCCCGGCTTTGTGGGTCGACACTGTGAGATCCAGAGAAACGGCTGTGCCAGCGCTCCGTGCGGGAACGCTGGCCGCTGCCACAACCTTCTGGATGGATTCATGTGCGATTGTCTGCCCGGGTTCTCCGGGAGAAGCTGCGAGGTGAGAAAGAGTAGAAGACTTTGGTTTTTTCCCAGGATTCAACAACGTTTGTCAAGTTTTTCCTTTTGCCTAAAAAGCTCCAGAAGGATCCATGCAGTCCCAATCCGTGTCACAACAAGGTCCAGTGTCACACGCTGATGGGGGACTTCTACTGCTCATGTCCTGAGGACTACGAGGGGAAGACCTGCTCCCAGCTGAAGGACCACTGCAAGACCAGCCACTGTCAAGGTAGCTCAGCTTTCCaccttctacttcctgtttgcggATGAAAGACCACAACTCGGCCTGCCTtcagtgattgacagctgcaCGGTTGCCGTGGCCACCAACGACAGCCAGAAGGGGGTTTGGCACATTTCGTCCAACGTGTGCGGACCTCACGGACACTGCATCAGCCTTCCCGCCGGGAACTTCAGCTGCTCCTGCCAGCCCGGATTCACTGGGACCTACTGCCACCAGAGTCAGTCCTACTATTCGTATTTGCGCTAATGTCTGTCATCTGATTGGCTAAGATCTAAGATGCTTCCTTTGCTCCGCCGTGCACCCGGCAGCCTGGGAATGGGTTTTGAATGTCGGGAATTCTGGTACAATGGGGAAGTGGGGGTGGGAGTGTGCTGACGGAAGTATCGTCCTCCAGACATCAACGACTGTGAGTCATCTCCGTGTCGGAATGGAGGAACCTGCATCGACGGGATCAACTCCTTCCGCTGCTTCTGCCCGGCCGGCTGGGAGGGGAATCTGTGCCATATCggtaagtggggggggggctaaaaatGGAGCTTTCCTTCCCTTCGGATGAGGATGAACAAAGAATGTGAATTGTGTCCCAGATGTAAACGAGTGCAGCAGGAAGCCGTGTGAGAACGGAGGTGCGTGCGTGGACCTCCTCAACGACTTCTACTGCGACTGCGTGGACGACTGGAAAGGAAAAACCTGCAGCTCACGTGAGTTGGAGCCTTTTACTTACATTTTGGATAAGCAGTGATCAAcagtgacatacagtatatatgatatatatgatatataggTATGATATATACGATATATACGATACACACCTTTTGCCgctgagaaacaggaagtagcgttAAGGTCTCCACGCTGCCCCCTCTAGGTGAGAGTCAGTGCGACTCCAGCACCTGCCTCAACGGAGGAACGTGTTACGACCACGGAGACTCCTTCCTGTGTCGCTGCCCCCCCCGCTGGGGCGGCAACACCTGCAGCACAGGTCAGACGGCCATCATGGCGCCATGGCTTGGACACCTGATGGCTTATGACCTTCCGTCTAACATCCACCACCTCCTTCCAAACGTTCCTCCAGCCAAAAACAGCACCTGTGAGTCTGGACCGTGTGAGCACGGCGGGACGTGTGTGGGAGTAGAAGACACCTTCTGGTGCATCTGCAGAGACGGATGGGCGGGGTCCACCTGTGCTGACAGTACGTACACGCCCACGTCGCTTTTCACCACCTTCTAGCACCTTCTCATGGAAACATCTTCTATTTGTAGACACCGACGACTGCAGTCCTCATCCCTGGTAGGTGGACTGTCTCCATTCCTCATCAGCTTTTTTGGTGGGCGGAGTCATGACATCACGCTTTGGTCTAATGTTTGCCGGCGAACACGAGGACGAGGACGTCTAAATGTGTTGTTGACTATTGGAAGTCAACATCGGCCTTGGAGTGGCCAGGCtagcgctagctagctagctagctagctaggctAGCTCCTGTCAGCGTAGAAATAGATGACTTAGATCATTGTGACATCAGAGTGACGCCAGGACAAAAGGGACAAGAACACCccccattcacacacaccaccCCCCCGGAGGCTCCCCCATAATGACTGACAGGTGGATTAATGGTGGGAGGGGGAGGATCTCAGCATGTGGTCATGGGTGATTTACATATGAAGCGTGGACCAGAACCAACTGTTAAAGGTTTGGACAAAGACTGGGAATGTTGACGTTCCGAGACCCAGGGCCAGTCAGAACCTTCCAGAAGATGTCCTGCGTCCACTAATCTTTGTCCTGATGTCCCCCCCCAGCTACAACGGAGGCAAATGTGTGGACGGCGAGAACTGGTTCCGCTGTGAATGCGCCCCGGGTTTCGCCGGACCGGACTGCCGCATCAGTGAGTGTGCCTGGGATCCCGGTGCCGGGgtgggcggggggcgggggggggggggggggcaaaggtcaGAGGTTGCGACATAGAGTGGGGGCGGCTCCGTCTTATTGTTTGAGGGCCACGGATTAGGAAGCCCTTAAGGAAGATggtcttaaccccccccccccccccccccagctgatCCCGGGTCAGCTTCATCAGATGGGTCAGTGTGTTTTCTCGTGGTTATCTACTGTAGGTTAGCGGTTAGCGTGTATAAAAACACGCTGAAGGACTCTTTGGGTCaaatgaccaaaatagaactggaggaccgttagcatgtttagcatgtttagcatgtttgccTTGACCATGCAGAACACATGCAGACGATCACAACACACAAAGTCTTGTCAGGAGGAGACGTAAAAGTCATCTTTCTACACCCGGAATGGGATTTACCAAATGTGAAACCTGTTGGTGTTTGGCGAGAAGGACAGACGATAGAAACACAATTTCCTGTGTGCTCGTCAACATATTTGGTGTGTGGGAAATTAGAAAAAGGAGCATGCCTTCTTTATCTTATGGAACAACTTCTTGCTACATTGCATTTGGTGGATTTCACCTGGGTATGCAGCTTAGTAATGTGGAAGTAGGTCATGCTATAAGAGTACATTTTCCACATGTTCACATTAgtataataaaacatgaaatcGTAGTGTAACTCCCTCGGATGTGCAACGACAGACAGAAACTAGTTCCTGTTTCCTGATGGATTTATTCCATAAACCAACGTGAGAACTGAAAGGGGTTCAAACAGACACAAAATACAATCAATTACCGGTCAcataatacacaatatacaataaCACATTATGTCTCCAAATTCGTTTTATAATCAAGCCTTTTTCTTTACAGTAGTGCAACTAaacgtgtcacatgacatccaAAGATTTCCATAAACAACCAACCATCACATgtgcaacaaaataataataacacaaccaACCCTAATGCTGCTACAGCGAACTGGAAACTAACGAAACTAACACGAAGAGATGAAAGGAAAATAATACCAAACACATTTACTGCACCTTAATGGCTGCACACAAGCCTTAGGATGGAATTCTATATGTCTTCTTTAACTTTTAGCACCTATTATAGCGTGGCAACCAACGGAGCTTATTTTGGATGGGTGTGACGATTAAACAAGTACGTGCGGAAACGACAATTTTACAGACAATTAGTTCCGCCTCATTGACTTACATGCAGCTAGGTAGGAACCAAAAACGAAAACAGGTAGGAACTTAAAACTGACGGCATCTACTGACTGAGAGGCAGTTATATGTAGAACATATATACGTatcttatatatgttatatgtaaaACGTGcatttaaatgacaaaatacacGAATGTAGCATTAGGGTGATGCTAAGTCGCTGCTGGAGTTCAGCAGTGTGtttatttgcccccccccccccatcaagaTCTGCAAGTTCACCCCAAAGCAAAGTAAGACTTTGCTTCCGTGTTTTTTTGCAGATGTGGACGAGTGTCAGTCGTCTCCCTGTGCTGAAGGTTCCACCTGCATGGATGAAATCAACGCCTTCCGTTGTCTTTGTCCTCCTGGACACGCTGGACCTCGATGTCAGGAGTGTGAGTATCTACAGTATGTCTAGTAATACTGCATCTTTACCAAGTATATCTATGTATCGATGTATCTATATCTACGTGCAGTTGTGGGTCTGGGCAAGCCGTGTCATCACGCGGGTCTTCAGTTCCCTCATGGGGGTCGCTGGGATGACGACTGCAACACTTGTCAGTGTGTGGATGGCTTGGTCCACTGCTCCAAGGTCAGCCATCTTGAAGGCCTTTCTTGTCTAGCGTCCTGCATTCCGCAAAGTCCGACCTTCCAGGTGTCTTCTTCCAGGTGTTGTGTGGTCGTCGGCCTTGTCTCCTGCGGACAGCTCCCCCTCACCCTCCGCCCTGTCCCGGGGGCCACGAGTGTGTGGGCCACCAGTTCCTCACCTGCTTCTCGCCGCCTTGCCACCAGTGGGGTGTGTGCTCCACGCCAGACGCCCCCAAACCTGTGCTCACACAGTGCGAGCCCAACAGCGGTTACCTCGATGAGAGCTGCGCTCGTATCACGCTGATCTTCAGGAAGGACAAAGTGCCCCTGGTAAGGAGACACGGCTAAGTGCTAAACCAGGATTTTGTTATTGGACTATTAGTGACGTTTCTTGTTAGATGTTACGCCAATGTAACGAGTGTTACTAAGTCTAAGTACTGTGGACTTGGACTTAgacacaatgctaacacctaatcACATGACTGATCCACTCAGGAAGGAGTAACGCCCCTGCGTGGGCGGGACTGGAGAATAACATATCAGAGTAGGCACTTTGTAGTTTcaggacttcctgcttcttgTTTGAAGAACGGCGGTCCAGCATGATGTCCTTGGTGACGTCTTCCAGACACTTTTAGCACGAAAGAAGATCGAAAACCATCCCTGGTCGGAATGGACGACATGCTCCATCACATGATGTTTACATGATGTAAACAATCATGTTTACATCgtctaaacaatgatgtttacatcatctaaacaatgatgtttacatggtgtaaacaatgatgtttacatggtgtaaacaatgatgtttacatcatctaaacaatgatgtttacatggtgtaaacaatgatgtttacatgatgtaaacaatgatgtttacatcgtctaaacaatgatgtttacatcgtctaaacaatgatgtttacatcatctaaacaatgatgtttacatggtgtaaacaatgatgtttacatggtgtaaacaatgatgtttacatcatctaaacaatgatgtttacatggtgtaaacaatgatgtttacatgatgtaaacaatgatgtttacatcgtctaaacaatgatgtttacatcatgtaaacaatgatgtttacatcgtctaaacaatgatgtttacatcatctaaacaatgatgtttacatcgtctaaacaatgatgtttacatcatctaaacaatgatgtttacatcatctaaacaatgatgtttacatcatctaaacaatgatgtttacatcatctaaacaatgatgtttacatcgtctaaacaatgatgtttacatgatgtaaacaatgatgtttacatgatgtaaacaatgatgtttacattgtctaaacaatgatgtttacatcatctaaacaatgatgtttacatggtgtaaacaatgatgtttacatcgtctaaacaatgatgtttacatggtgtaaacaatgatgtttacatgttgtaaacaatgatgtttacatcatctaaacaatgatgtttacatggtgtaaacaatgatgtttacatcgtctaaacaatgatgtttacatgatgtaaacaatgatgtttacatggtgtaaacaatgatgtttacatgatgtaaacaatgatgtttacatgatCTAAACGATTATGTTtacatgatgtaaacaatgatgtttacatggtgtaaacaatgatgtttacatgatgtaaacgatgatgtttacattatgtaAACGATGATGTTTACATCatgtaaacaatgatgtttacatgttGTAAACAATTATGTTTACATCAtctaaacaatgatgtttacatggtgtaaacaatgatgtttacatcgtctaaacaatgatgtttacatgatgtaaacaatgatgtttacatggtgtaaacaatgatgtttacatgatGTAAACGATGATGTTTACATGATCTAAACGATTATGTTtacatgatgtaaacaatgatgtttacatggtgtaaacaatgatgtttacatgatgtaaacgatgatgtttacattatgtaAACGATGATGTTTACATCatgtaaacaatgatgtttacatgatgtaaacaatgatgtttacatgatgtaaacaatgatgtttacatgatgtaaacaatgatgtttacatgatgtaaacaatgatgtttacatcatgtaaacaatgatgtttacatcATGTAAACGATGATGGGATCAATGAAGGCGTTTGCATGTCTACCGTCATGCATGTGGAGTTGTTAGCAGGCGACATCTTGGAAAGACGTTTGGAAGCTTCAAGAACGTTCTGTCCCCGCAGGGAACCACAGTGGAGAACATCTGCTCTGAGATCCGCCACCTTCCCATCACTCAGATGCTGGCCCAAGAGCGAGCGCTGCTCATCCTGTGTGAAGTGTCCTACACCAACAGTGACGCTGTggaggttgccatggtgattgacacacacacacacattcatgtcAAGTGTTGTCGTAAAGGTTTCATGTTTCCACCTCCACCTCACTTCCTTtgaatgtaaaagtaaaacCGAAAGCAGCTAGCTAGGATCAGGTGCTTTGCTagttgtttccatgacaacataGCAACAGTCTGCATCTTTAAAGTGTGAACGAACATCTGCTTGACGTTTGATCACCTCACCCTCTTTGTGTCCTCCCATGACGTCTTCTGTTCTTTGGGTCTCACTAACGAGGTCTTTCCTCCTGGCTCACCCCCTCCAGGACTTGGAAGCCTGTCAATCACCTCAAGAACTTCTTGTAGTCCTGCTTTGCTTAcacgcatgttagcatgttagcatgttagcatgttagtaaaCTCCCACATGAGGGGTGAGGAGGAGATGTGTGACATCCCAAGGTTTTGTTGTGTCCCCCCGCCAGTCCTTCCAGCAGGAGGTGCAGGCCAACGTCCGGGAGCGCGGACAGATCCAGAAGGCGGCCAGCGCCGTCATCGGGGCGCTGTCCAAGCGCCACAACAGCAGCGTCATGTTGGCCGTGGTGGAGGTCAAAGTGGAGACCCGGGTGGACGCCCCGGCTGTGGGTGAGTCCCTCTCGCTTCTGTTGCTCCTCTGTGGCGCCTCCTTCAGGCCTCCTGTGGAGCTGCGGGTTAAATGAGATCATTCGATCAATGATTGACGACCCGGAAGAGA
The sequence above is drawn from the Doryrhamphus excisus isolate RoL2022-K1 chromosome 13, RoL_Dexc_1.0, whole genome shotgun sequence genome and encodes:
- the LOC131140676 gene encoding protein jagged-2-like isoform X4; its protein translation is MWKTCGSARRVTLACVLLALCVEVSWSTGYFELQLLSVDNPKGQLLSGECCDGGRDADEGGCSVDECDTYVRVCLKEYQTEVSSSGTCTYGSETTKVLGGNTFQFRGGQSRNQDAGRIVIPFRFAWPRAFTVMVEAWDQDNSTHSKDDELLIERSVHKGMINPGEERQMLEFQSSGASMEYSVRVRCDEHYYGSKCNKVCRPRDDYFGHYVCDQLGNPGCMEGWTGPDCRTAICKPGCSLVHATCDIPGQCTCNYGWRGPFCDECLPYPGCVHGTCAKPWQCTCDKNWGGLLCDKDLNYCGTNRPCKNGGTCMNTEPDEYNCACPDGYSGKNCEIAEHACVSNPCANGGTCHEVQSGFECLCPDGWSGPTCAKDTDECASGPCAHGGTCIDQENAFECLCAPQWTGQTCQIDVNECVAQPCLNAYSCKNMIGGYHCACFPGWGGRTCDINVNSCHGQCQNGGSCKEVPRGYQCVCQPGFVGRHCEIQRNGCASAPCGNAGRCHNLLDGFMCDCLPGFSGRSCELQKDPCSPNPCHNKVQCHTLMGDFYCSCPEDYEGKTCSQLKDHCKTSHCQVIDSCTVAVATNDSQKGVWHISSNVCGPHGHCISLPAGNFSCSCQPGFTGTYCHQNINDCESSPCRNGGTCIDGINSFRCFCPAGWEGNLCHIDVNECSRKPCENGGACVDLLNDFYCDCVDDWKGKTCSSRESQCDSSTCLNGGTCYDHGDSFLCRCPPRWGGNTCSTAKNSTCESGPCEHGGTCVGVEDTFWCICRDGWAGSTCADNTDDCSPHPCYNGGKCVDGENWFRCECAPGFAGPDCRINVDECQSSPCAEGSTCMDEINAFRCLCPPGHAGPRCQEFVGLGKPCHHAGLQFPHGGRWDDDCNTCQCVDGLVHCSKVLCGRRPCLLRTAPPHPPPCPGGHECVGHQFLTCFSPPCHQWGVCSTPDAPKPVLTQCEPNSGYLDESCARITLIFRKDKVPLGTTVENICSEIRHLPITQMLAQERALLILCEVSYTNSDAVEVAMSFQQEVQANVRERGQIQKAASAVIGALSKRHNSSVMLAVVEVKVETRVDAPAVGYVLPLLCVLFCAVWVSCVVVCVWWTRKRKKERERRCRPEDGTVNNRLVPQRSPAPKDNRDKDIRYECKKLMGPSERACDGAEAASEHEEEDEERTLGGEDRRPPPKCSAGGERDKGMTGKGGVICTTRSGRVKAPHRTAYSPKDNRWKNLNAAKLGEDIKDHYV